From the genome of Streptococcus marmotae, one region includes:
- the mraY gene encoding phospho-N-acetylmuramoyl-pentapeptide-transferase — protein sequence MYSVIMAGLMAFVATILLIPKFIKFYQAKRIEGQQTHEDVKQHQFKAGTPTMGGTVFLAVAILVTFLFALLSQMLTGAVLAILFILLLYGIVGFLDDFLKIFRKVNEGLNPKQKLALQLLGGLVFYLVHMQGTGGGTLNVLGYPLHLGIFYVGFVLFWLVGFSNAVNLTDGIDGLSSISVVISLSAYSVIAFAEGQFDILLVCVTMIGALLGFFYYNHKPAKIFMGDVGSLALGGMLATISIALHQEWTLLFIGLVYVIETSSVMLQVSYFKYTKKKFGEGRRIFRMTPFHHHLELGGLTGRGEKWSEWKVDFFLWGVGLVMSLVTLAILYF from the coding sequence ATGTATTCTGTAATCATGGCAGGATTAATGGCCTTTGTGGCGACGATTCTGCTGATTCCGAAATTTATCAAGTTTTATCAAGCAAAGCGCATCGAGGGGCAGCAAACCCATGAAGATGTAAAGCAACATCAGTTTAAGGCTGGTACTCCAACCATGGGAGGGACGGTATTTTTAGCCGTTGCGATTCTCGTAACCTTCCTCTTTGCCTTGTTGTCTCAAATGCTGACAGGAGCAGTTTTAGCTATTTTGTTTATTTTATTGCTATATGGAATTGTTGGTTTCTTAGATGATTTCCTAAAGATTTTTCGCAAGGTTAATGAGGGCTTGAATCCTAAGCAGAAACTGGCCTTGCAGCTTCTAGGTGGTCTTGTCTTTTACCTGGTTCACATGCAGGGTACAGGAGGCGGTACGCTAAATGTCTTGGGCTATCCTCTTCATCTGGGAATTTTCTATGTCGGTTTTGTCCTTTTTTGGCTGGTTGGTTTTTCCAATGCGGTTAATCTCACGGACGGAATTGATGGCTTATCGTCGATTTCTGTGGTGATTAGTCTGTCGGCTTATTCGGTCATTGCCTTTGCTGAGGGACAATTTGACATTTTATTGGTCTGCGTGACTATGATTGGCGCCTTGTTAGGTTTTTTCTACTACAATCACAAGCCAGCTAAAATTTTCATGGGAGATGTAGGAAGCCTTGCTCTTGGTGGGATGCTTGCAACGATCTCAATTGCACTTCATCAAGAATGGACCTTGCTCTTCATCGGACTTGTGTATGTAATCGAGACTTCTTCGGTTATGCTTCAGGTTAGCTACTTCAAATATACCAAGAAAAAATTTGGCGAAGGTAGGAGAATTTTCCGTATGACTCCTTTCCATCACCATTTGGAATTGGGAGGACTAACAGGTCGTGGTGAAAAATGGAGCGAATGGAAGGTTGACTTTTTCTTGTGGGGAGTTGGTCTCGTCATGAGCTTAGTGACCCTTGCTATCTTATATTTCTAA
- a CDS encoding helix-turn-helix transcriptional regulator has translation MNRVAFYRKELKLSQLELAKSIGVSRQTINMIENNKYNPTLELCINLAHALKTDLNGLFWEE, from the coding sequence ATGAATCGCGTTGCCTTCTATCGCAAGGAATTAAAACTCTCGCAGCTAGAACTCGCCAAATCTATCGGCGTTTCTAGGCAAACCATAAACATGATTGAAAACAACAAGTACAATCCCACATTGGAACTCTGTATCAATCTCGCCCATGCCCTCAAAACAGACTTAAATGGTCTATTTTGGGAAGAATAG
- a CDS encoding DUF3278 domain-containing protein: protein MKKETFIEKMMKRFYGIAGPLDEYKHREIDRIGNICFILLFSILLFGNLIALLLSDKYPKVVAFAYPITLTLLLLTMSTFALVKVHSMHLADIDKEGLNQKEQGQLKFAGLKAGLLFGGVLWLYDAFSQETTLFDSLFTVKAALTFFIRATLFGLACQLYLSFKARRGQSE, encoded by the coding sequence ATAAAAAAAGAAACTTTTATTGAAAAAATGATGAAACGTTTCTATGGCATCGCCGGCCCACTTGATGAGTATAAACACCGAGAAATTGACCGTATCGGCAATATCTGCTTCATTCTTCTCTTTTCGATACTGCTATTTGGAAATCTGATTGCCCTACTTCTATCTGATAAGTATCCTAAAGTGGTCGCTTTTGCCTATCCTATCACACTGACCTTACTCTTATTAACAATGTCAACCTTTGCCTTGGTCAAAGTCCACAGCATGCATTTGGCTGATATTGATAAAGAAGGACTCAACCAAAAAGAACAAGGGCAACTGAAATTTGCGGGACTAAAAGCTGGGCTATTATTTGGAGGGGTACTCTGGTTATACGATGCCTTCTCACAGGAGACAACTCTCTTTGACTCTCTCTTTACTGTAAAAGCAGCTCTCACCTTCTTCATAAGAGCTACACTATTTGGTCTTGCTTGCCAGCTCTATCTTTCTTTTAAAGCGCGAAGGGGACAATCCGAATAA
- a CDS encoding NusG domain II-containing protein — MGMKQILRQLKPFDFILIGLTLLLSFTPAVFTYLHSKQQTDEPYLIASIRINGEVVEEFKLSKDTPHKEVTYYPNPGQYNIIEVDGERIRDKEDNSPDQIAVNTGWISRPGEIAVCLPHNLIIEIRVPEDQESDEEEELILPI; from the coding sequence ATTGGAATGAAACAGATTTTACGGCAATTAAAACCCTTTGACTTTATCCTGATTGGCTTGACCCTCCTACTATCTTTTACGCCAGCAGTCTTTACCTATCTCCATAGCAAGCAGCAGACAGATGAACCCTATCTGATTGCTTCGATTCGGATTAATGGCGAGGTGGTTGAAGAATTTAAATTATCAAAAGATACACCCCATAAGGAAGTCACCTACTATCCCAATCCTGGTCAGTACAATATCATTGAAGTAGACGGAGAACGGATTCGTGACAAAGAAGACAATAGCCCTGACCAGATAGCTGTTAATACTGGCTGGATTAGTCGGCCAGGAGAAATTGCTGTCTGCCTCCCACACAATCTCATCATTGAAATCCGTGTCCCTGAAGACCAAGAATCCGATGAAGAGGAAGAATTGATTTTACCGATTTAA
- the ftsL gene encoding cell division protein FtsL, whose product MLKEQRKDATMRIISEKIKTFSRVEKAFYGSIVLSGLTLAIGIVFMQTKLLQVQAAMARVNQEINSKQVEIDDAKQAVNELIRDARMMEIAEKEGLTYNNNNVGVAE is encoded by the coding sequence ATGTTAAAAGAACAACGAAAAGATGCGACCATGCGCATCATTAGTGAAAAAATCAAAACATTTTCTCGAGTAGAAAAGGCTTTTTATGGAAGCATTGTCCTGTCGGGCTTGACCTTGGCGATTGGGATTGTCTTTATGCAGACAAAGCTCTTACAGGTCCAAGCGGCCATGGCGCGTGTCAATCAGGAAATCAATAGTAAGCAGGTCGAGATTGATGATGCCAAGCAAGCAGTTAATGAACTGATCCGTGATGCTCGGATGATGGAAATTGCGGAAAAAGAGGGCTTGACTTACAATAATAACAATGTTGGAGTAGCAGAATAA
- the rsmH gene encoding 16S rRNA (cytosine(1402)-N(4))-methyltransferase RsmH, translated as MINEFHHVTVLLHETIDQLAVKPDGIYVDATLGGAGHSEYLLSQLNEKGHLYAFDQDETAILNAQKRLAPYIEKGMVTFIKDNFRHLQARLKEQGVEEIDGICYDLGVSSPQLDERERGFSYKKDAPLDMRMDRTAALTAYEVVNHYDYHDLVRIFFKYGEDKFSKQIARKIEQVRAIKPIETTTELAEVIKSAKPAKELKKKGHPAKQIFQAIRIEVNDELGAADESIQQAIELLAVDGRISVITFHSLEDRLTKQLFKESSTVDVPKGLPFIPDDLQPKLELVNRKPILPSKEELAANNRAHSAKLRVARKRHN; from the coding sequence ATGATAAATGAATTTCACCATGTAACAGTTCTTCTTCACGAAACCATTGACCAGCTCGCTGTGAAGCCAGATGGCATCTATGTGGATGCGACCTTGGGTGGAGCAGGTCACAGTGAGTATTTATTAAGCCAGTTAAACGAAAAGGGTCATCTCTATGCCTTTGATCAGGACGAGACGGCTATTTTGAATGCCCAAAAACGCTTGGCTCCTTATATTGAAAAGGGCATGGTTACCTTTATTAAGGACAATTTCCGCCATTTACAGGCTCGCTTGAAAGAGCAGGGAGTAGAAGAAATTGACGGGATTTGTTATGATTTGGGGGTGTCAAGTCCTCAGTTGGATGAGCGTGAGCGTGGTTTTTCCTATAAAAAAGACGCTCCGCTTGACATGCGGATGGATCGTACAGCAGCTCTCACGGCCTATGAAGTGGTCAATCACTATGACTATCATGATTTGGTGCGGATTTTCTTTAAATATGGGGAAGATAAATTCTCCAAGCAAATCGCACGAAAGATTGAGCAGGTGCGTGCTATCAAGCCGATTGAGACGACAACAGAATTAGCAGAAGTGATCAAATCAGCCAAACCAGCGAAAGAATTAAAGAAAAAGGGCCATCCTGCCAAGCAGATTTTCCAAGCCATTCGGATTGAAGTGAATGACGAATTAGGTGCGGCAGATGAATCAATCCAGCAGGCTATTGAACTGCTTGCGGTAGACGGCCGGATTTCTGTTATCACCTTTCATTCCTTGGAAGATCGCTTGACCAAGCAATTGTTTAAAGAGTCGTCGACAGTCGATGTTCCAAAGGGCTTGCCGTTTATTCCAGATGATTTGCAACCGAAATTGGAATTGGTCAATCGCAAGCCAATCTTACCGAGCAAAGAGGAATTGGCAGCCAATAACCGTGCCCATTCAGCCAAGTTACGGGTGGCACGAAAAAGACACAATTAG
- a CDS encoding DUF4059 family protein, producing the protein MLQILLGLYIKSLLIATVLVILVSVGWFLLRLLKKKDKTLQDRQEVLFDLLIINVMTIPILSFGIVGILLMMRV; encoded by the coding sequence ATGTTACAAATACTATTAGGGCTATATATTAAAAGCCTATTGATTGCAACAGTCTTGGTTATCCTTGTCAGTGTTGGATGGTTTTTACTCCGCCTCCTCAAGAAAAAAGACAAAACGCTCCAAGACCGCCAAGAGGTTCTCTTTGATTTATTAATTATCAATGTTATGACTATTCCCATTTTATCATTTGGGATTGTCGGCATTTTGTTGATGATGAGAGTATAA
- the pbp2X gene encoding penicillin-binding protein PBP2X, with the protein MSKRKKQLLRYVLKKRYIPSQNRRRVGQSLILLTVFIFFIFLINFAIIIGTDRKFGVDLSERARRVHQTEVTVQARRGTIYDRTGVAIAEDSTTYTVYAIIDKEYVSATKEVLYVEPSQFNQVAQLLNKHLGLEVDYVIKQLNQPELKQVYFGTLGKNMTYSTMTAIQKDMEVAGVKGISFNTNPGRLYQNGNFASTFIGLANLVENEEDGSHSLRGQRGMEYALDSILAGQDGKIVYEKDSRGRIVPGTEDVKKAIVDGQDVYTTLSAPLQRSLETNMDIFFKETGGRYANATLVSAKTGEILATTQRPTYNPDTKEGVDNKDILQRSLLYQENFEPGSTMKVMTVASAIDNGTFNANAYYDRSELRIADATIRDWDVNGGEIYAPTTLTFAQGFALSSNVGMTTLEQGMGNDKWLNYLTKFRFGYPTRFGMMGEEGGLFPSDNIVSIAMSSFGQGISTTQTQMLRAFGAVANDGVMLEPKFITGLYDPNTDSARLSQPEIVGKPVSDIAAQQTRQYMIGVGTDPTFGTLYGGDGPIIQVDGYDIAVKSGTAQIGKEDGTGYLDGPNDTINSVVAMIPAENPEFIMYVTVQQPQHWRGIEWKNIVNPSLKEAMLLKESLNLDNPAQALATVANETEYKLEDIIGAQPGATAANLRQHLVQPIILGNGSEIEKTSVEVGANLAANQQILLLTDRFTTVPDMYGWTKENMDIFADWTGIEVEYSGTGLRVVGQNVPIGKDLEKTKKIKINLGD; encoded by the coding sequence ATGTCAAAGCGAAAGAAGCAACTTTTACGGTATGTCTTGAAAAAACGCTATATTCCGTCACAAAATCGTCGGAGGGTAGGGCAAAGCCTGATTCTTTTGACGGTTTTCATCTTTTTCATCTTTTTAATTAATTTTGCCATAATCATTGGGACGGATCGAAAATTTGGTGTGGATTTATCAGAGCGTGCAAGACGGGTGCATCAGACAGAGGTGACGGTTCAAGCAAGGCGAGGGACGATTTATGATCGGACGGGTGTAGCGATTGCTGAAGATTCCACTACCTACACTGTCTATGCTATTATTGATAAGGAATACGTATCTGCGACTAAAGAGGTTCTTTATGTCGAGCCAAGTCAATTCAATCAAGTAGCTCAACTGCTCAATAAGCACCTAGGGTTAGAAGTAGATTATGTCATCAAGCAACTAAATCAACCAGAATTAAAGCAAGTCTACTTTGGAACCTTGGGAAAAAATATGACGTATAGTACCATGACGGCGATTCAAAAAGACATGGAAGTAGCAGGTGTTAAGGGGATTTCCTTTAATACCAATCCTGGTCGGTTGTACCAGAACGGAAACTTTGCCTCAACCTTTATTGGTTTGGCTAATCTTGTTGAAAATGAGGAAGATGGCAGCCATAGTCTCCGTGGGCAAAGAGGGATGGAGTATGCGTTGGACAGCATTTTAGCTGGACAAGACGGGAAAATTGTTTATGAAAAAGACAGTCGTGGCCGAATTGTTCCGGGAACAGAAGATGTAAAAAAGGCGATTGTTGACGGACAAGATGTATACACAACGCTTTCTGCCCCCCTACAACGCTCTCTCGAGACCAATATGGATATTTTCTTTAAAGAGACAGGGGGACGATATGCGAATGCGACCCTTGTATCTGCTAAGACGGGGGAAATCTTAGCGACGACTCAGCGACCGACCTATAATCCAGATACCAAGGAAGGAGTGGATAACAAGGATATTCTGCAACGCTCGCTACTTTATCAAGAAAATTTTGAACCAGGTTCGACGATGAAGGTCATGACAGTAGCCTCTGCTATTGACAATGGAACTTTCAATGCGAATGCCTATTATGACCGGTCTGAGCTTCGGATTGCAGATGCGACTATCCGAGACTGGGATGTCAACGGAGGCGAAATCTATGCACCGACGACCTTGACCTTTGCTCAAGGATTTGCCCTATCCAGTAACGTCGGAATGACGACTTTGGAGCAGGGGATGGGTAATGACAAATGGTTGAACTATTTAACAAAGTTCCGCTTTGGCTATCCAACACGCTTTGGTATGATGGGGGAAGAAGGAGGCCTATTCCCAAGTGATAATATCGTCTCTATCGCAATGAGTTCGTTTGGTCAGGGGATTTCTACAACCCAGACCCAGATGTTGCGTGCTTTTGGAGCAGTTGCAAATGATGGCGTGATGTTGGAGCCTAAATTTATTACCGGACTGTATGATCCAAATACAGATAGTGCGCGTCTGTCACAGCCAGAAATTGTCGGGAAACCTGTTTCAGATATAGCAGCTCAGCAGACTCGTCAATATATGATTGGAGTAGGGACTGATCCAACTTTCGGAACTCTTTATGGAGGTGATGGTCCAATTATTCAAGTAGATGGGTATGATATTGCGGTTAAATCTGGTACTGCCCAGATCGGTAAGGAAGATGGGACTGGTTATCTAGATGGGCCAAATGATACAATTAACTCAGTAGTCGCTATGATTCCAGCAGAAAATCCGGAATTCATCATGTATGTAACGGTTCAACAGCCTCAGCATTGGAGAGGTATTGAGTGGAAGAATATTGTCAACCCCTCCTTGAAAGAAGCCATGCTTCTAAAGGAAAGCTTAAATCTAGACAATCCAGCTCAAGCTTTAGCAACTGTAGCAAACGAAACAGAGTACAAGCTAGAAGATATTATTGGCGCTCAGCCGGGGGCTACGGCAGCAAACTTGCGTCAGCATCTTGTTCAACCAATTATCTTAGGAAATGGTTCAGAAATCGAGAAAACTTCTGTGGAAGTTGGTGCCAATCTAGCAGCTAATCAACAGATTTTACTACTGACAGATCGTTTTACAACTGTTCCAGATATGTATGGCTGGACCAAGGAAAATATGGATATTTTCGCCGACTGGACAGGAATTGAAGTTGAATATAGTGGAACTGGATTGCGGGTAGTTGGTCAAAATGTTCCAATCGGCAAGGACTTAGAAAAGACGAAAAAAATAAAAATTAACCTAGGAGACTAA
- a CDS encoding YceD family protein, whose protein sequence is MFHIYDIQKKTEGISFEETLELSGELMERNRDILALSPVRVTGRVSFEAGFFLLNYQMAYDITLASSRSMKPVVLSEEFSVDEIFVANEQALKDQDLVEEDLVLVVEEDTIVLAESVADNILLHIPLRVLTPEEAAGEDLPSGNNWTVMTEETYAAAAQEKKEASSPFAQLQGLFEEE, encoded by the coding sequence ATGTTTCATATCTATGATATTCAGAAAAAAACAGAAGGTATCTCCTTTGAAGAAACCCTTGAACTCTCTGGTGAATTAATGGAACGAAATAGAGATATTTTAGCCCTTTCACCAGTTAGAGTGACTGGTCGAGTGAGTTTTGAAGCAGGATTCTTTCTTTTGAATTATCAAATGGCCTATGATATTACCCTTGCTTCCAGTCGTTCGATGAAACCAGTTGTGCTCTCGGAGGAATTTTCTGTTGATGAAATCTTTGTAGCAAATGAACAGGCGCTGAAAGACCAAGATTTGGTGGAGGAAGATTTGGTGCTTGTCGTTGAAGAAGATACTATTGTATTAGCAGAAAGTGTAGCTGATAATATCTTATTGCACATTCCACTCAGGGTACTGACACCTGAGGAAGCAGCTGGAGAGGATCTCCCGTCAGGAAACAACTGGACCGTCATGACAGAAGAGACTTATGCAGCAGCAGCTCAAGAGAAAAAAGAAGCAAGCAGTCCCTTTGCCCAATTACAAGGACTTTTTGAGGAAGAATGA
- a CDS encoding DEAD/DEAH box helicase gives MKFTELTLKPYIQVALKEIGFVTATEVQERLIPIVLSGRDLVGESKTGSGKTHTFLIPIFQQLQEDLDQVQAVITAPSRELATQIYQAARQIALCSETEIRVVNYVGGTDKQRQIDKLQTNQPHIVIGTPGRIYDLVKSGDLAIHKATTFVVDEADMTLDMGFLETVDRIASSLPKNLQFMVFSATIPQKLQPFLKKYLSNPVIEQIKTQTVISDTIENWLISTKGRDKNALILELTKLMQPYLAMIFVNTKTRADELHSYLTANGLRVAKIHGDIPPRERKRIMNQVKNLEYEYIVATDLAARGIDIEGVSHVINDAIPQDLSFFVHRVGRTGRNGLSGTAITLYQPSDDADIRELEKLNIRFAPKMIKDGEFQDTYDRDRRVNREKSREKLDLEMIGLVKKKKKKIKPGYKKKIQWAVDEKRRKTKRMENRAKGRAERKAKRQTF, from the coding sequence ATGAAATTTACAGAACTGACTTTAAAACCTTATATTCAAGTAGCACTAAAAGAAATTGGCTTTGTCACGGCAACGGAAGTTCAAGAACGCTTGATTCCCATCGTTTTATCTGGCCGTGACTTGGTCGGCGAATCAAAAACAGGTTCAGGTAAAACCCACACTTTCTTGATTCCTATCTTTCAACAATTACAAGAAGATTTGGATCAAGTGCAGGCAGTGATTACTGCGCCATCACGGGAACTTGCTACACAGATTTACCAAGCGGCACGCCAAATTGCTCTTTGTTCTGAGACAGAGATTCGTGTGGTCAACTATGTTGGAGGAACAGATAAGCAACGCCAGATTGATAAGTTGCAGACCAATCAGCCCCATATCGTTATTGGTACGCCGGGACGAATCTATGACTTGGTAAAATCAGGGGATTTAGCCATTCATAAGGCGACGACCTTCGTAGTTGACGAAGCAGATATGACGCTTGACATGGGCTTTTTGGAAACGGTCGACCGTATTGCGTCAAGCTTGCCCAAGAATCTGCAGTTCATGGTCTTTTCTGCGACGATTCCACAGAAATTACAGCCCTTCTTAAAGAAATATTTAAGCAATCCAGTAATAGAGCAAATCAAGACACAGACGGTCATTTCAGATACCATTGAAAATTGGCTGATTTCAACAAAGGGACGGGATAAAAATGCCTTGATATTGGAGTTGACGAAGCTCATGCAGCCTTATCTTGCGATGATTTTTGTCAATACCAAAACACGGGCAGATGAATTACATAGCTATCTAACAGCGAATGGTCTGAGGGTGGCTAAGATTCATGGGGATATTCCACCGCGCGAACGCAAGCGAATCATGAATCAGGTCAAAAATCTAGAATATGAATACATTGTTGCGACTGACTTAGCGGCGCGTGGGATTGATATTGAAGGGGTTAGCCATGTTATCAATGATGCGATTCCACAAGATTTGTCCTTCTTTGTTCATCGCGTAGGACGGACTGGTCGAAATGGTTTGTCAGGAACAGCCATTACCTTGTATCAACCGAGTGATGATGCAGACATTCGTGAACTGGAGAAACTCAATATCCGTTTTGCCCCTAAAATGATCAAAGACGGAGAGTTTCAAGATACCTATGATCGTGATCGTCGCGTGAACCGTGAAAAATCAAGGGAAAAATTAGACCTTGAAATGATTGGTTTAGTTAAGAAGAAAAAGAAAAAAATTAAGCCAGGCTATAAGAAGAAGATTCAGTGGGCAGTTGATGAGAAGCGGCGCAAAACGAAGCGTATGGAAAATCGTGCTAAGGGACGGGCAGAGCGTAAGGCCAAACGCCAGACTTTCTAG
- the trxB gene encoding thioredoxin-disulfide reductase — translation MYDTIIIGAGPAGMTAALYAARSNLKVALLERGIYGGQMNNTAEIENYPGYDHISGPELAEKMFAPLDKFGVEHLFGQVVRVETDGLVKRVVTEDITLEAHTVVLAMGAKHRLLGVPGEDTYNSRGVSYCAVCDGAFFRGQDLLVVGGGDSAVEEALFLTQFANTVTIVHRRDELRAQKVIQERAFANEKIQFIWDSVVEEIKGDDIKVQEVLIKNVKTGQVTTHAFGGVFIYVGLDPMTEAVLDLGITDEQGWIVTDEQMATRQPGIFAIGDIRQKQLRQITTAVGDGAIAGQEVYHYITDHVK, via the coding sequence ATGTACGATACAATTATTATTGGAGCAGGTCCTGCAGGAATGACCGCAGCTTTATATGCAGCTCGTAGCAATTTAAAAGTAGCTCTTTTAGAACGTGGGATTTACGGTGGGCAGATGAACAACACTGCTGAGATTGAAAATTATCCAGGTTACGATCATATTAGTGGTCCAGAATTGGCTGAAAAAATGTTTGCACCTCTTGATAAATTTGGTGTAGAGCATCTTTTTGGTCAGGTCGTTCGTGTAGAGACAGATGGACTTGTCAAACGGGTTGTGACAGAAGACATAACCTTGGAAGCCCATACGGTTGTTCTTGCGATGGGGGCAAAACATCGTTTGTTAGGAGTGCCGGGTGAGGATACCTACAATAGTCGAGGTGTTTCTTATTGTGCAGTCTGTGACGGAGCCTTTTTCCGTGGTCAGGACTTGTTAGTTGTTGGTGGTGGTGATTCTGCCGTTGAGGAAGCCCTTTTCTTGACTCAGTTTGCCAATACTGTGACCATTGTTCACCGACGTGATGAATTACGTGCCCAAAAAGTTATCCAAGAACGTGCTTTTGCCAATGAAAAGATTCAGTTTATCTGGGACAGCGTTGTCGAAGAAATCAAGGGTGATGACATCAAGGTACAAGAAGTCTTGATAAAAAATGTGAAGACAGGCCAAGTAACAACTCATGCCTTTGGTGGTGTATTTATTTATGTTGGTCTTGATCCAATGACAGAAGCGGTCCTTGATTTAGGAATTACAGATGAGCAAGGTTGGATTGTGACAGATGAGCAAATGGCTACTCGCCAGCCAGGAATTTTTGCAATCGGCGATATTCGTCAAAAACAATTGCGTCAAATTACAACAGCTGTCGGTGATGGGGCGATCGCTGGTCAAGAGGTGTACCACTATATCACAGACCATGTGAAGTAA
- the gndA gene encoding NADP-dependent phosphogluconate dehydrogenase has product MTKANFGVVGMAVMGRNLALNVESRGYTVAIYNRSADKTEDVVASNPGKKLVPSYDVESFVQSIEKPRRIMLMVQAGPGTDATIQSLLPHLDKGDILIDGGNTFYEDTIRRSKELANSGINFIGTGVSGGEKGALEGPSIMPGGQKEAYDLVADVLEEISAKAPEDGAPCVTYIGPDGAGHYVKMVHNGIEYGDMQLIAESYDLMQHLLGLSVEEMADIFTEWNKGELDSYLIEITADILKRKDDEGQDGPIVDYILDAAGNKGTGKWTSQSSLDLGVPLSLITESVFARYISTYKEERVHASKILPKPAAFQYEGDKAELIEKIRQALYFSKIMSYAQGFAQLRVASKENNWNLPFGEIAKIWRAGCIIRARFLQKITDAYGRDEDLANLLLDEYFLDVTAKYQQAVRDVVTLAVQAGVPVPTFSAAITYFDSYRAENLPANLIQAQRDYFGAHTYERKDKEGIFHYSWYDEK; this is encoded by the coding sequence ATGACAAAAGCAAATTTTGGTGTTGTAGGAATGGCCGTTATGGGGCGCAATCTTGCACTTAACGTAGAATCAAGAGGTTACACGGTTGCGATTTACAATCGTTCAGCAGATAAGACGGAAGATGTTGTGGCAAGCAACCCCGGTAAAAAACTAGTGCCAAGCTATGATGTAGAAAGTTTTGTTCAATCTATTGAAAAACCACGTCGTATCATGTTGATGGTGCAGGCTGGCCCTGGAACAGACGCGACTATCCAATCATTGTTGCCACACCTTGATAAGGGAGACATCTTGATTGACGGCGGAAATACCTTCTACGAAGATACCATTCGCCGTTCAAAAGAGCTGGCCAATTCAGGCATTAACTTCATCGGAACTGGTGTATCAGGTGGTGAAAAAGGAGCACTTGAAGGCCCTTCTATCATGCCAGGCGGTCAAAAAGAAGCCTATGACTTGGTAGCAGATGTCCTAGAAGAAATTTCTGCTAAAGCTCCTGAAGATGGTGCACCATGTGTAACTTACATCGGTCCAGATGGCGCTGGTCACTATGTGAAGATGGTTCACAACGGTATCGAGTATGGGGATATGCAGTTGATTGCAGAAAGCTATGATTTGATGCAACACTTGCTAGGACTTTCTGTAGAGGAAATGGCAGACATCTTCACTGAATGGAATAAGGGTGAGCTGGATAGCTATCTCATTGAAATTACAGCAGACATTTTAAAACGCAAGGATGATGAGGGCCAAGATGGGCCAATCGTTGACTATATTTTAGATGCCGCTGGAAACAAAGGAACTGGTAAGTGGACAAGTCAATCATCTCTTGACTTGGGTGTACCATTGTCACTGATTACAGAATCTGTCTTTGCCCGTTATATCTCAACCTACAAAGAAGAACGTGTACATGCTAGCAAGATTTTGCCAAAACCAGCTGCTTTCCAATACGAAGGAGACAAGGCTGAGTTGATTGAAAAAATTCGTCAAGCTCTTTACTTCTCAAAAATCATGTCGTATGCTCAAGGCTTTGCCCAACTGCGTGTAGCGTCTAAAGAAAATAATTGGAATCTTCCATTTGGTGAAATCGCAAAAATCTGGCGTGCGGGCTGTATCATTCGTGCACGTTTCTTGCAAAAGATTACGGATGCCTATGGTCGCGATGAAGACCTTGCTAACCTTCTTTTGGATGAATACTTCCTTGATGTGACAGCTAAATACCAACAAGCTGTTCGTGATGTGGTGACCTTGGCAGTTCAAGCAGGTGTTCCTGTGCCAACCTTCTCAGCAGCGATTACCTACTTTGATAGCTACCGTGCTGAAAATCTACCAGCCAATCTCATCCAAGCGCAACGTGACTACTTTGGTGCCCACACTTATGAGCGCAAAGACAAAGAAGGAATCTTCCATTATTCATGGTATGATGAAAAATAA